aaataaacatcTGCTGTAGGATATGTTTGCTGAATCATGAAAGAACTGTAAAAATGAAATAGATTGCATGTGCTTCAATGCAAAAATAGTTTTATGCTTATAAACACATTGTTCATACTAATTTTACATCAAATCCTCTTGTACTTTACATTCCCAGTGAACCAAAAAACAATGAGTATGAAATAATAGATGTATTAAAACAAATGATCATAGATTGTatgagaaaacaaaactaaaaaatatttagttcTACAGTCACTTTTATGTTAGTGTGTTTGATGTTTGGGGGAATTTGGGGGAAAttttaattgtgattaaaaataatttgatattttgttttataccataaatacattgttttttaaatgtgcataacctgactttaaacatttttttttttaaattaaatgacttACCATGAACAGTAACATTGAAGGTCTGGGTTCTGTCATTGATGAGTTCATAAAGTCCAGAGTCTGAGTTTGTGATGTtagtgatggtcagagatccagtctgatgatccagcttcagtctgtctctgaatctctcattaccttcattacactgaacatctgtacagaTCTTACTCTGATCTCTATTGATTTGAGCGATGCGaatgtcattaaaataccaTCTAATTCTGTCTTGATGCCTTGTTTGAACACCAGTGtgtagagtgactgaatctccctcaaCCACTGacactgaatctccctccatcactgacacaaCGGTCTCAACACAGGAAACACCTGAAGAAGAAATGAACAGTGAACTAGATAAGTTGATGACAAACTTTTGTTAAAATTCTAACATCTTTTGACATActgctaacatgttttacattgcaggcatgatttaacacattgctaacgtGTACAatcattgctagcatgatttagcacacTGCTAACATTTTAAGCTAGATGCTAGGCTAGACAGATTAGAAtttgacagttggagtttgaGTTCATTTAAACACTCACTCAATGAAAGTCTATGGGAGTTTTCAGAGGTCTGATCATCCGGTTTATGAAAATTGTTgctccaagaacacattaatttgcaaattagatacagtgtatatatacattgtATTGAATGGGAAAACCCAGAATTGGCCATTTTACCCACAtattgcataaagtaaaatggtatatcatttaattccattatatctttcataacatagttgagaatcttctttatacaaagtttggttaaaaacaatcctgaagcctaaaaaaattaattaaataggtgatttaaaaaaaatccaattgtttttgcctatacatgtcatttcatgtcattttattttttaaaccacttagtcctggtgtccactacagaggacatagcataacatatgaataaaatataatttctcaAAATTTTTTTCTATTGCTAGCCTCTACGAAATTGCGCACCCTAGCTTTAAAATAGTAAATCAGTATGTGTAAAGCCAACATAATTATAAATCATTGCTGGGACAGTGGGACAAAAACAAACAGGACAGTGCCGTGAAATCTTTTTCCTTCAGATCATAAAGATTGTACAGAAATATTTCTGGATTCATAATGTAACATGCGAACAAACAGCATGAAAACAGTTGATTTACAAGTATCAGTGATCATTATATTTTCATGCCCTGATTAACTATTAAACCTCTGAAGGGATAGgaagaaattaatttattgttattttacacCATATTAGTACTCAAATCCATTTCATGTTATTCAGAATATTTCTGAATGCTTATTTCAGCTGTTAAAGCTGTTTTACATTAATATACAGAATTAAAACTGAATTAGTTTGAAAGATTCTCCCCCAACCTTTTGTTTCTGATGATTCATCCTCACCCAAAACACCACATAATATGCACTCTGCATCTGAATTATTTTCTCAGCACTTTGAGTCACTTTGAGATGATTCATTCATTCTGCAGTCACATTTATCTAAAGCAACATTCAAATGAGGTATATCCCAagttatttctcacaatattCATAGCACACAATGGCAGGTTTATTAGAAGGTTAGTTTAGAAAACAAGCAGAGCAGAGGTTAAATGCAGAAAATAAGAGGAAGAAGTGCTTTGGCTGAAGGTTTGGAAGTGATTAAGTTTAATTACACTCACCAATGACAATAAGACTGAAGCTCCTAATGCTGCCGATACagaagctgctgctgctgctgatctTCAGTTGATAATCTCCAGAGTCTGTTTTCCTGGTGTTTGCGATgttcagagatccagtctgatgatccagcttcagtctaCCTCTGAATTCCGAGTTCTCTGAATTCTGATGTTCAAACAGTTCCTCTGTACAGATATTACTATGACCGCCAGTTATTTTGGTAAAgtaaatgtcattaaaatgcCATTTGATCAAATCATTTGGGTGTTTTATCACATCAGGATCTAAAGAGATAGAttctccctccttcactgacTTTGTTTTCACTTCTAGTGCAGGAACACCTGAAAAACAAACCAACAGCCACTGAAGGatcttttttgggggggtatTAATTTCCTGAAAAACAAGACAATCAATTTGGTCtctatacaccgatcaggcataacatcatggccaccttcctaatattgtgttggtccccttttgctgccaaaacagccctgacccgtcgaggcatggactcctctagacccctgaaggtgtgctgtggtatctgcaccaagatgttagcagcaaatcctttaaaggtgctaaagagaaggttttgttttatacatttttgcaatattacttgaaactgtctttactaactgataagactatttattaggtgcactgaaagtaataatattaatatacatcatctgtgcatgaggtagggccttaaaaacatcagccaatcgtctacgcgatcatcgcgtaaacgattggccctctggcttgtcaatcactgccgtgacgttccttgtgagagatgtgcgcggattggccctctggcttgtcagtcactgccgtgacgttccttttgagagacgagcgcggctgcgctctccagtaactttccacactccacaggcgccacatgcaatgtttttgtcaggagacaggagtaacaactgcagattatgagttacctgcggtgagtccgacataatgaacctaaaaaacacgacacagcgaatgccggtggtaaacactcgtgttccaatactcgtgtttatgagttttgggaggcgttcctttgaagtgagctgtgaaggaggagggctgttcttacgcatgcgctcatttcaaaaactcagtaacagtctttggattctcagtctaCGAAAAattcctctttatcacctttaagtcctgtaagttgtgaggtggagcttCCATGGATCAgatttgtttgttcagcacatcccacagatgctcgattggattgagatctggggaatttggaggccaccactggtctagccatcacaatttggcccttgtcaaactcactcaaatccttacgcttgcccatttttcctgcttctaacacatcagctttgtggacaaaatgttcacttgctgcctaatatatcctaTCCACtaacctgtcagtgctcataatattatgcctgatcagtgtatatagccacagatattttaaatttaacgACTTAATATGACACTAAAAATGTACATTCATAATATTCATAGCACAATGCAcaattaaatgtgaaaacatgcacattgctaaacaattttttttttaaatgagcaaaaatatagttttgagaTCATATTAAAAGACAAATACAAACAAGTCAAAAATATTTGTCCACATTTGTtgcttttaaacacatttttatcatgCTTACACTCATCAAATCCACATGAAATAAATCTGCAACTAAACAGATTATGAGAAATGATCTGATGAGAAATTGTTAATCTCCAGAATACCACTGCCGTTCTTATGATCCAAAAACTGTTAAAACTATCATTCTGGTCTGCGTATGAAGCTGTTAGATTATTAATCCCGAGGTTCTCCTTAATTGGCAATTGAATTAACAATCTCAGCGCTGAGGGAGAGTATTAAgtctcatttttatttagctGGGTCAGAGATTATATAGAAAGAGTAAAGTGTGTAGTATGGATTTAaccaatgagagagagagaataaatcATATAGCTCATGAGTCATGGTATAGGAATgtgatacatatagaaaaacaagtctaaTATGGTCATATCCCCAGGAAGGCCAGATCCCCATGCCTTCCGGGGGATCCAAGAGGACCCCTTCCATACTTGCAATACAAAAGGCAGAGACCATTCCCTGTCTCTCCATTAGGTCCAGGGGCCTCATACTTTACATTGATCATAAAATCTTTCAGAAGCAAAGTGTGATATTTAAGCAAACTccactttaaacatttttttaaggaaaCAACCTATTTACTTGGAACACAAGTAGAGAATAAATAACTGTGATGGTCACAgatataataaacattaatgatgatgataatgataaatACCATGCTTTTAAACATTCATGAAATGACTCACCATGGACAGAAACATTGAAGGTCTTTTCACTGTTGATGATCTTCAGTTTATAATCTCCAGAGTCTGTGTTTCTGGTCTtcatgatggtcagagatccagtctgatgatccagcttcagtctgtctctgaatctctcattacactgaacatctgtacagaTCTCGCTGAGATCTCCAGTGATTTGAGCTACACAAGTGTCCTTAAAATACCATATAATCTTTTCTTGTTGGTTTGGTTTAACATCAGCGTATAAAGTAACTGtatctccctccttcactgacACTGACATTGTATCAACACCAGACACACCTGGAGATAAACAGTTAAAATCACAGGTAAAGTCAAAAGCTCAGAAATCAAACAACTCAAGCTATAaaaacttgggtaaagttggttttatattctcacattcggacatccgtattcaatagccttgttaatcacactacattggacattcagtggacattcacaagtaaatatgccattaaaacaatacttgcctattttgatcgactgtgaaaaatgttgtaagttgacaatcgttggttgtcaatatcatgtcgctgcttaaaatttgcaaacattaatttattgcacatttattggaaagtctgaatttatcagaagttggttttatattcgcacattcggacttctgataaattcagactttacaataaatgtgcaataaattaatatttgcgAATTTTTGTCTAAAACTATGACGATGCAGTCATTTAAAATGGGAATAATTgagaaataataaatgaataactgCCCGGAATTCCTGACCGGAAGAGAGATAAACATTTTAAGAAATAGTCTGTCTTACCCTGCACGAGTAAAACACTCGCTATGTGCAAAAGAACTTCATTCTGGTGGAGGGGCATAGTGTGTGGATGGTGGATATCCAGAAGCTTTCACGACCATAGTTCACGACACCTCGTATTTATGGAACGCGAACGGGGCCAAATGTCTTTAAACGAAACGCGTGATTTAGGAagtatgcgtttccatggcaccactatcaacacCTATGactctacagcggtcaggtggtacagcagccacgtggtacatgtgggagctttcagaaaactcccagcttacaaactgtaattacgagctctacgaggacgaaCACACCTAAACTGCGGTCAGGCGCGccgcactttttttttttctttttttttgtgtgcgtCTAGTCGTGTACTTACGGTATGGGTGCTGGAAACGGTGTTATGAAATATTCGgtgtctgagattttcggtgacactgggaggagcttacatgaatattcacgaGTTTCCTGTTTTGAGTTAAAGCGCCACTGAAAGTGTTAGTGCACGCTCTTCGGCTTACATTAAAGGTAATTAGCATATGTTTCAGCGTTAAACGATGTCAAGCTTATATTCTAACTGTTATTGATGCacaagattttatatataagaTATATTGTATTATGTCGTGTCATGTGTTAGCTATGTTTGAAATGAACACAGCCAATGATTCGCCAGAGGTGTCGTTAGGATTCGCTAAACGAGCCAATAGCGTTTTAAGTAGcctatttttgttgtttctgtatTGAGTCTTTTAAGCATATAATTTTGAAAGTTTGCCAAAATGTATGGtagcataataatattaattgtaaACTCCTGTGGTGAAGGCAGCAGTAAACTTTCCTAGTTTGCAGAAGCACTTCTAATCTGGGTAGACTTGAATTTCTATATGTaatgtttcaaaaataaattgcacacatgcaagaaaacatgttaatgtaattgatatagtttatttattatcCAAATAGGCTACGGTGAATTATGCATGCGATAACTAATATACAGTAATATCTATAGCCAATATTCTTTCATTCCCAAATATGACTTTTGCCAGTAAATATCCCTGTACACCAGacaaagcagacacttttatttttcactttattttgaacatgacagtgtattaaaaattttaatactacatgtttgttgtaatgtcattttattatatatttcagatTGAATGTGTCAGTAGCAAAGGCTGGTATCACAAGAGCAGACCAaactttaaaggtcccattcttcgtgatcccatgtttccaactttagttagtgtgtaatgttgttgttagagtataaataaaatctgtaaaattttaaagctcaaagttcaatgccaagcgagatattttatttaacagaaatagcctacaacgaacggccagtttggactacatccctctacttccttctttaatgacgtcactaaaactgtgttttgactaacctccgcccacaggaatacacaaaaaagggggcgtggttttgttgcgctcccacggagaagagcaagagttgcgtttgtaaagtgtgtttgtcgccatgtcgtcgaaacgctgttattttcatcccgcagtccaatcacctttgtttggccttcccagggacgctgtacttagaaatcagtggttacaatttatgtttaactcggttcccgaaaattataatccacatgttaaactatgtgcagcacattttactgaggacagcttcctcaatctcagtcagtttaatgccggattcgcacaaagattattttttgaaagatggagcagttccctctttgtctggagaaggcgttgtttgtggaccacaaccggtaagtgcattttattatttacgttGGTGCGTTTAACAGTTTCTGTAACTTATCACACAAAGGGCAACGCTGTTTAGCTTTGTTAACTAGATGGCAATTGAAACATATCcgaccaaaacttttaaaaagtgtagtaattcaaccggacaccatcgattgttggtgtttgttatgatcagtttaaattatttgttgattatatctgttgtttactgtttaaccacatgctggtttagctgcagccacgcgaatcattgttctatgtttaggcctatgtaacgttacctactgtaaataaacagcttaccattgtgacacATCCTGTAAAAGACGTGTTTGCACAGGTTCTACTCGATCCTCTTCATCTATATtctccgggtctgattccggctcaaattgatagggtaaaattaaagacatgtttacgataacactgagcgcgtgcatctccacgttatggtaagaggcgtgacctttccgggcaaggagcgctaagctgctgtcgaatcacaacacaggaaccgctggcacaatcagaactcgttacgtatttctgaaggagggacttcatagaacaaggaagtcatcagcccgtttttatgacagtggaaacagcggtatacagataagtaaattatgtgaaaaatactgtgtttttttatatgcgaaacatgaacacatgttatattgcacactataaacacaatcaaagcttcaaaaaaccacgaagaacgggacctttaatttgtCTGGGATCCCAAGACCCTGTGTAAAGTGTGTTAATCTGCTTGCTATGAATAGAAACATGAGACAGTGATATTTGCTTCCCTGCAGCACgttcactatatggagaagaCAATTGGCAAAAGTATGAGGAATATTATTGTTATGTGGATAATCAGACATATATACATACTGTGATTGTTCTGTCATTTCTTAATTGCTTGCTCAGttggtaaatatttttaaagagacTTTATTAAATCCTAAagttaagtgttatttttttttttttcatattattagGAAACATTCTCAATCTTTTTTCCCAcaaaatgatgcatttcattgacaaaaaaaataaaataaaataataataataataataataataataatgtggaaaaaacaTGAAGCACTGTGAATCAGGATTCAGTTTAACACAGTGGTGATATGAAACTATATGGAACTAAATGATCAAACCTGCAGTATATTCACAATGAAATGTATTAGTTCTATTCTACAAGCTTTCCATaacaattaaaattttatttatgttaaataaGCTGCTAAAATAATAGACCATGTAGTAATTTGCATATCTGTAATATCAAAGATGAAAGTAAATAATGAGAGTAGTTtcactttgaataaaaaagaGCAACTGATTCTGTGTTGGAATTTTATTCACAACTGAGAAGAAGTCACGACATATGACATATTTAATTAGCAAAAACacttgtatttaaacacactttACACAGGGTCTTGGGATCCCAGACAAATAAAAGTTTGGTCTGCTCTTGTGATACCAGCCTTTGCTACTGACACATTCAatctgaaatatataataaaatgacattacaacaaacatgtattattaaaaattttaatacactgtcatgttcaaaataaagtgaaaaataaaagtgtctgctttgtCTGGTGTACAAGGATATTTACTGGCAAAAGTCACATTTGGGAATGAAAGAATATTGGCTATAGATATTATATTAGTTATCACATGCGTAATTCACGTGGCCTATTTGgataataaataaactatatttaaagtacattaacatgttttcttgcatgtgtgcaatttatttttgaaacattatatatagaaaTTCAAGTCTACCCAGATTAGAAGTGCTTCTGCAAACTAGGAAAGTTCACTGCTGCCTTCACCACAGGAGTttacaattaatattattatgctaCCATACATTTTGGCAAACTTTCAAAATTATATGCTTAAAAGACTCAatacagaaacaacaaaaataggCTACTTAAAACGCTATTGGCTCGTTTAGCGAATCCTAACGACACCTCTGGCAAATCATTGGCTGTGTTCATTTCAAACATAGCTAACACATGACACGACATAATACAATATATCTTATATATAAAATCGTGTGCATCAATAACAGTTAGAATATAAGCTTGACTTCGTTTAACGCTGAAACATATGCTAATTACCTTTAATGTAAGCCGAAGAGCGTGCACTAACACTTTCAGTGGCGCTTTAACTCAAAACAGGAAACtcgtgaatattcatgtaagctcctcccagtgtcaccgaaaatctcagacacCGAATATTTCATAACAACGGTCAAAATGGATTTAAAGACGCCGTTTCCTTGTATTTACCCCTAAAAAGGGCAAAAGAGACATCAGAAAGGTTATTCATTTctattttccatcttattaGGACACAAATAAgttttgattaaaaaacatgacctttattttctgttttaaggggagacactacaggcaaaaacactgatttttcaggcacctgtcaattttgagattttgtgctttttggcttttcataaagtgctttttttttcagactggtggaaagaaaatatccaaactacacttttaagtgtcaaatctatttgcgtgtatagatttcaattacagtaaatatctgtaaaggctgttttctcaaatgagtcagaaatctccacttcatcagaacttacatacaccaaactttacagttttattcctatcttctgaaggatttgttgatatataatttgcctgattttatacaacattttattcctaaaaaaattgtgatttttttttttttttttttttttttttttctagctgtTGATAGtaatttctgatttatggagtgataaaaagagatatccaaaattccctttgtaaaaacctttgaatttaatatgtccaaaaaattaaatgagaattttgaacctgacgtcatccaatattcagatttttgttctagaaatgtatgcaaattagcgcatatttaatcagataatgcctcatttgcatatttaaacataaggttttagaaaacttgtaacacaaaaaaaaatgtttgtaatttttaatgcaATCAATCAGCTAGGGAAttatggtgatatctattagttaatttttttaccctattcacctggggtgtctcGCCTTAATGATTGTATATAAGCTATacatgaattaattatacatactttattgttaataaatgaaGACTTCAAAtcctctaagtgccgtctgaaattttcttctacaataagcatttttatcaggcttgtatgtttaggttcagtaattccactttaatggcaattaataggtcattttcattgccattaaagtgaaataactgaacataaacatacagcttgataaaaatgcttattgtagaagaaaatttcaaacGGTACTTatggcttttgcatctgaagtcttcaaatgttaaaatgaatgttaattatgaaaaataatgtattaattttaattttcttgaatttatatgtttgatttgtatgtttttatatatattaggtTAATTACTATAcactatttattaatattaaataatgttaatattaatgtgAATTTTTAGACACCTTTTATATAtaaccaaaaatataaattggaaaaataatataacaataattaagtatgataattaacattaatattaataaaaaatgtttaaaaataatgttgtttttaatgttatatatcaacattattttatattaataaataatgtatagTAGCCTATTTTATGtctaatatataaaacattaaaatcaaaaatataaatttaagaaaattaaaattacattaaaaatatattatttatcataattaacattaatattaacatttattaacaataaattgtgtataataattaatttatagctTATATACaatcattaaaacaaaaaataaaggtcatgttttttaatcaaaacTTATTTGTGTCCtaataagatggaaaatagaaataaataaccTTTCTGGTGTCTATTTTGCCCTTTTTAGGGGTAAATACAAGGAAACGCCGTCTTTAAATCCATTTTGACCGTTTCCAGCACCAATACCGTAA
This genomic stretch from Megalobrama amblycephala isolate DHTTF-2021 linkage group LG2, ASM1881202v1, whole genome shotgun sequence harbors:
- the LOC125263506 gene encoding uncharacterized protein LOC125263506 isoform X1, with amino-acid sequence MPLHQNEVLLHIASVLLVQGVSGVDTMSVSVKEGDTVTLYADVKPNQQEKIIWYFKDTCVAQITGDLSEICTDVQCNERFRDRLKLDHQTGSLTIMKTRNTDSGDYKLKIINSEKTFNVSVHGVPALEVKTKSVKEGESISLDPDVIKHPNDLIKWHFNDIYFTKITGGHSNICTEELFEHQNSENSEFRGRLKLDHQTGSLNIANTRKTDSGDYQLKISSSSSFCIGSIRSFSLIVIGVSCVETVVSVMEGDSVSVVEGDSVTLHTGVQTRHQDRIRWYFNDIRIAQINRDQSKICTDVQCNEGNERFRDRLKLDHQTGSLTITNITNSDSGLYELINDRTQTFNVTVHDVPVEEKMKTMAVKEGESLTLDPGVKKHPNDVMTWYFNDTCIAKITGDQNQICTDDQCEHADGRFKDRPKLDNQTGSLTIMNTRTTDSGLYKLEINRSIGSISISSFKSFSIAVIESGRPICAGVGVALLVSTAVTAGVIYCRRNNSTQPGQNEHHVEYSSTNTAETALMTVAKESPTNQIETVAASETSH
- the LOC125263506 gene encoding uncharacterized protein LOC125263506 isoform X2, whose protein sequence is MPLHQNEVLLHIASVLLVQGVSGVDTMSVSVKEGDTVTLYADVKPNQQEKIIWYFKDTCVAQITGDLSEICTDVQCNERFRDRLKLDHQTGSLTIMKTRNTDSGDYKLKIINSEKTFNVSVHGVPALEVKTKSVKEGESISLDPDVIKHPNDLIKWHFNDIYFTKITGGHSNICTEELFEHQNSENSEFRGRLKLDHQTGSLNIANTRKTDSGDYQLKISSSSSFCIGSIRSFSLIVIGVSCVETVVSVMEGDSVSVVEGDSVTLHTGVQTRHQDRIRWYFNDIRIAQINRDQSKICTDVQCNEGNERFRDRLKLDHQTGSLTITNITNSDSGLYELINDRTQTFNVTVHDVPVEEKMKTMAVKEGESLTLDPGVKKHPNDVMTWYFNDTCIAKITGDQNQICTDDQCEHADGRFKDRPKLDNQTGSLTIMNTRTTDSGLYKLEINRSIGSISISSFKSFSIAVIGLQSVKDHSS